One segment of Falco biarmicus isolate bFalBia1 chromosome 12, bFalBia1.pri, whole genome shotgun sequence DNA contains the following:
- the PNPT1 gene encoding LOW QUALITY PROTEIN: polyribonucleotide nucleotidyltransferase 1, mitochondrial (The sequence of the model RefSeq protein was modified relative to this genomic sequence to represent the inferred CDS: inserted 2 bases in 1 codon), protein MAATTSCRRVALGGLAVGGGGXAARWRRLLVPDGCVRRLPGPGPCRTVTVDVGDRKMELSSGKLARFADGSAVVQLGDTAVMVTAVSKTKPSASQFMPLVVDYRQKAAAAGRIPTNYLRRELGSTDKEILTSRVIDRSIRPLFPVGYFYDTQILCNLLAVDGVNDPDVLAINGASAALALSDIPWNGPIGAVRVGLVDGETVINPTRKQMSSSTLNLVVAGAQQNQVVMLEATAENILQQDFCHAIKVGVKHTQQIIQGIQQLVKERGVVKRTVQKLFLAPEEIVECANKLASNKIYAVFTDSSHDKISRDEAINKIRLETEEQLKEKFPEAEPFEIMESFNVVSKDIFRNLALNEYRRCDGRDLTSLRDIKCEVNMFKMLHGSALFQRGQTQVLCTVTFDSIESSVKSDLISTAVSGIKDKNFMLHYEFPPYATNEIGKVTGMNRRELGHGALAERALKPIIPQDFPFTIRVTSEVLESNGSSSMASACGGSLALMDAGVPVSSAVAGVAIGLITKCSLEKGDIEDYRLLTDILGIEDYYGDMDFKMAGTNKGITALQVDLKLPGIPIKIVMEAIQQATAAKREILQIMNQTLAKPRPNRKESGPVVETIHVPLSKRLRFIGPGAYNLKKLQAQTGVTLSQLDEETYSVFAPTPSAMHEAREFIHEICKDDQEVNLEFGAVYTATITEIRDSGVMVKLYPNMTPVLLHNSQLDQRKIKHPSALGLEVGQEIQVKYFGRDPTDGRMRLSRKILQSPATTVLKTLPDKNSVVLGGTVPQSSTSSQ, encoded by the exons ATGGCCGCCACCACGAGCTGTCGCCGCGTCGCCCTCGGCGGTTTGGCTGTtggcggcggggg cgcggcgcGATGGCGGCGGCTACTGGTGCCGGACGGCTGCGTGCGGCGGCTGCCGGGGCCCGGGCCCTGCCGCACCGTGACGGTGGATGTGGGGGACAG AAAGATGGAACTGTCTTCTGGAAAGCTTGCGAGGTTTGCTGACGGATCTGCCGTTgttcag CTAGGTGACACAGCAGTAATGGTCACAGCAGTCAGTAAAACTAAGCCTTCTGCATCTCAGTTTATGCCATTAGTG gttgaCTACCGtcagaaagctgctgcagcaggaagaaTTCCTACAAACTATTTAAGAAGAGAACTTGGTTCCACTGATAAAGAAATTCTTACAAGCAGAGTAATAG atcgGTCAATCAGACCACTCTTCCCAGTGGGCTACTTTTACGATACACAG ATCCTTTGTAATCTTTTAGCAGTAGATGGTGTCAATGACCCTGATGTACTGGCAATTAATGGAG CTTCTGCAGCACTTGCATTATCTGATATCCCATGGAATGGTCCTATTg GTGCAGTAAGGGTAGGACTGGTTGATGGAGAAACTGTCATCAATCCAACTCGAAAACAGATGTCTTCTAGTACTTTAAATTTAGTTGTTGCTGGAGCTCAGCAAAATCAAGTTG TTATGTTGGAAGCAACTGCCGAGAATATATTGCAACAAGACTTCTGTCATGCCATCAAAGTAGGGGTGAAGCATACCCAGCAGATAATCCAGGGAATTCAACAACTAGTGAAAGAACGGGGTGTTGTCAAGAGAACTGTTCAGAAGTTATTTCTTGCTCCTGAAGAGATTGTGGAATGTGCAAATAA actTGCTTCTAACAAGATCTATGCGGTGTTCACAGATTCTAGCCATGATAAA ATTTCTAGAGATGAAGCAATTAACAAAATACGGCTTGAAACAGAAGAACAGTTGAaag AAAAATTTCCAGAGGCTGAGCCTTTTGAAATCATGGAATCTTTCAATGTGGTTTCAAAGgatatttttagaaatcttgCTCTGAATGAATATAGAAG GTGTGATGGGAGAGATTTGACTTCGCTCAGAGATATTAAATGTGAAGTGAACATGTTTAAAATGCTTCATGGATCAGCCTTATTTCAGAGAGGTCAAACACAG GTTCTCTGTACAGTTACGTTTGACTCTATAGAATCAAGCGTAAAATCAGATCTTATCTCAACAGCAGTGAG tggaataaaagataaaaacttCATGCTGCATTATGAG TTTCCACCTTATGCAACTAATGAGATTGGCAAAGTTACTGGTATGAACAGAAGAGAACTTGGACATG GTGCACTGGCAGAAAGAGCTTTGAAACCAATTATTCCCCAGGATTTCCCATTCACAATACGAGTTACATCTGAAGTCTTAGAGTCAAATG GGTCCTCTTCAATGGCTTCTGCGTGTGGTGGAAGTTTGGCATTAATGGATGCAG GAGTTCCAGTATCAAGTGCAGTGGCAGGTGTAGCAATAGGTCTCATTACCAAATGCAGTCTGGAAAAAGGAGATATTGAGGACTATCGTTTGCTGACAGACATTCTG GGAATTGAAGATTACTATGGTGATATGGATTTTAAGATGGCGGGTACTAATAAAGGAATAACTGCCTTGCAG GTTGATTTAAAACTGCCAGGAATACCAATAAAAATTGTAATGGAAGCAATTCAGCAAGCTACAG ctgcGAAGAGGGAGATTTTACAAATTATGAACCAAACGCTGGCAAAACCCAGAcctaacagaaaagaaagtggaCCAGTTGTAG AAACTATCCATGTTCCATTATCAAAAAGATTAAGATTCATTGGTCCTGGGGCCTATAATTTGAAAAAACTTCAAGCACAGACTG GTGTAACTTTAAGTCAGCTGGATGAAGAGACATATTCTGTGTTTGCCCCCACGCCTAGTGCTATGCATGAAGCAAGAGAATTTATCCACGAAATCTGCAAAGATGAT CAAGAAGTTAACTTGGAATTTGGCGCAGTTTATACAGCTACAATAACTGAAATAAG agaTTCTGGAGTAATGGTAAAATTGTATCCAAACATGACTCCAGTGTTACTTCATAATTCACAACTTGATCAAAGAAAG ATTAAGCATCCTAGTGCCCTGGGATTAGAAGTTGGACAAGAAATTCAG GTTAAATACTTTGGACGTGATCCAACTGATGGTAGAATGAGGCTTTCACGTAAAATTCTACAGTCACCAGCCACAACTGTTCTTAAAACCCTACCTGACAAAAACAGTGTTGTCCTGGGAGGTACTGTTCCACAGTCATCTACTTCATCCCAGTGA